A single genomic interval of bacterium harbors:
- a CDS encoding IS5 family transposase (programmed frameshift) → MVRRVITDSIWSQLEEILCKHGCHLWGNERNIMEAILWKLRTGGPWRDIPSEFCPWQTAFNRFNRWSKKGPMGRFFFMLRKEVDKEWVFADGSYVRAHQHATGAQRGQERAIGRSAGGLTTKIHMCTDAHGNPLNFKITGGQVHDSKVANELIDLAEGAEYFIADKGYDADSIRIYGRTKGMQVIIPKRKNSTRPDPEFDAHLYKNRHLVENLFARLKHFRGIAMRFEKLARNFQSMLYIASMHTWLKLLCPTN, encoded by the exons ATGGTACGTCGAGTTATTACAGACAGTATTTGGTCACAACTAGAAGAGATACTATGTAAACATGGATGCCACCTGTGGGGCAATGAGCGGAATATAATGGAAGCAATCCTTTGGAAATTGCGGACTGGAGGACCATGGAGGGATATTCCATCCGAATTTTGTCCGTGGCAAACAGCATTTAATCGATTTAATCGTTGGTCAAAAAAAGGGC CTATGGGAAGGTTTTTTTTTATGCTACGAAAAGAAGTTGATAAAGAATGGGTATTCGCCGACGGAAGTTATGTTAGAGCTCACCAACATGCGACTGGAGCTCAGCGTGGTCAAGAGCGAGCAATTGGAAGATCCGCTGGTGGACTTACTACAAAGATTCATATGTGCACCGATGCGCATGGAAATCCGCTCAATTTTAAAATCACTGGGGGTCAAGTGCACGATTCAAAGGTTGCAAACGAATTAATCGACCTGGCCGAAGGAGCGGAATATTTTATCGCTGACAAAGGCTATGATGCTGATAGTATTCGTATCTATGGACGGACAAAAGGAATGCAAGTAATTATACCAAAAAGAAAAAACAGCACTAGACCAGATCCAGAATTTGATGCTCATTTGTATAAAAATCGACACTTAGTTGAAAATCTTTTTGCACGACTCAAGCATTTTCGTGGCATTGCTATGCGTTTTGAAAAACTTGCTAGAAACTTCCAATCTATGCTCTACATCGCATCTATGCACACATGGTTGAAGCTTTTATGCCCTACTAATTAA